In Janthinobacterium sp. J1-1, a single genomic region encodes these proteins:
- a CDS encoding AAA family ATPase produces MKILNISGKNLASLAGEFMVDFEQEPLASAGLFAISGPTGAGKSTLLDALCLALYDATPRLLKVQGRNALPDVGKETVNAQDTRTLLRRGTPDGYAQVDFVGNDGHSYRARWSVRRSRTKAEGALQATAMQLHQLPAVQAIGGTKTEVKEAIEQRIGLSFDQFTRAVLLAQNEFSTFLKTEDNERGELLETLTGSTIYSDISIRAFERAKQEKQALERLADKLADQRPLPAEERAQVEQQGAQAEAALQQLELHKAVLELQQRWHGDAQRLQVQARQASDALDAASVACNAADTRRDALAQWDLLQPARPLLADVARLQRDSDAAALAVSTARQQAQDALAGQEQLAVAALHASTQLQAQEAAQRDAAPLLDQAKALDASIAAQLPAHRQARDAAQAADTANDAARAQLLALQQHQKDLNTQQQTASQWLAGHRHWQALAKDWTLWDQLFAQAGQAAAQADTLDATLAQAAQLVAQATQDAGSAQDALAAAVNKTATLEEQRTEAAAKVQVIDGEQLPAQRQQLESHAKVLAAADKTWAELSRQQQQLAHWQARTAQLAQAAAAENAALAQEAAKTPIIEASLAQAEKALKGAEAACAASVEQLRATLVDDAPCPVCGALEHPYQHADHALHAMLASLQEGVRDCRAQAQVNTRQLAAHQAALHGYAREQAGAVQELDVLPPKIAGLATQWQAQSSGLQVPEECLRGAWFGEQLAANEAGLQALAAQESALRLANARREQVQAAHEQATQEQARLTALVSQAQARLAQLQAQQAAASDKGQTARAHLDALLAQLDSAFGDADGAEDWKDTWRQGPADFRTARQAESQQWSKQQAAQDERGQALLTVAAQLEALDTAVARARQAAQDADTAFKALDTKLIATQAERAALWQGQPVLDVERALAGAVETARTTLAARQAAVQQASEQRTRFDEARAQAMRRLDSLQAQAAVAATALEDWLRQFQHDHPEHAPDDTATLRERLNLAPETVRAEREALQLLDAQLAEARTVLAERLRQQTLHQEQPPANLEMDVAVLQASLDALLAERQQASQAATALRLALAQDDARRHSAQAMLAQIDAQAIVERRWASLNELIGSADGKKFRNYAQQFTLEVLLGYANAHLNHLARRYQLERISNPNSPSLGLMVRDQDMGGELRSVHSLSGGESFLVSLALALGLASLSSNRVRVESLFIDEGFGSLDTETLRVAMDALDGLQAMGRKVGVISHVQEMTERIATRILVQPGAGGKSVVSVR; encoded by the coding sequence ATGAAAATCCTCAATATCAGCGGCAAGAACCTGGCCTCGCTGGCCGGCGAATTCATGGTCGACTTCGAGCAGGAGCCCCTGGCCTCCGCCGGCCTGTTCGCCATCAGCGGCCCCACGGGCGCGGGCAAAAGTACCCTGCTCGACGCGCTGTGCCTGGCCTTGTACGACGCCACGCCGCGCCTGCTCAAGGTACAGGGCCGCAACGCCCTGCCCGACGTCGGCAAGGAAACCGTCAACGCCCAGGATACGCGCACCCTGCTGCGCCGCGGCACGCCGGACGGCTACGCGCAGGTCGATTTCGTCGGCAACGACGGCCACAGCTACCGCGCGCGCTGGAGCGTGCGCCGCTCGCGCACCAAGGCCGAAGGCGCGCTGCAGGCCACCGCCATGCAGTTGCACCAGCTGCCCGCGGTGCAGGCCATCGGCGGCACCAAGACGGAAGTCAAGGAGGCGATCGAACAGCGCATCGGCCTGTCGTTCGACCAGTTTACGCGCGCCGTGCTGCTGGCGCAGAACGAGTTTTCCACCTTCCTGAAAACCGAGGACAACGAGCGCGGCGAACTGCTGGAAACCCTGACCGGCAGCACCATCTATTCCGATATCTCGATACGCGCTTTTGAACGCGCCAAGCAGGAAAAACAGGCGCTGGAACGCCTCGCCGACAAGCTGGCCGACCAGCGCCCCTTGCCCGCCGAAGAGCGTGCGCAGGTCGAACAGCAAGGCGCGCAAGCGGAAGCGGCCTTGCAGCAGCTGGAACTGCATAAAGCTGTGCTGGAATTGCAGCAGCGCTGGCACGGCGATGCGCAGCGATTGCAAGTCCAGGCCAGGCAAGCCAGCGACGCGCTCGATGCGGCAAGCGTGGCGTGCAACGCCGCCGATACGCGCCGCGACGCGCTGGCGCAGTGGGACTTGCTGCAGCCGGCCCGCCCGCTACTGGCGGACGTGGCGCGCCTGCAGCGCGACAGCGACGCCGCCGCGCTGGCGGTATCCACGGCGCGCCAGCAGGCGCAGGATGCCTTGGCTGGCCAGGAGCAACTGGCCGTGGCCGCCCTGCACGCCTCGACGCAGTTGCAGGCGCAGGAGGCGGCGCAGCGCGATGCGGCGCCGCTGCTTGACCAGGCCAAGGCGCTCGACGCCAGCATCGCCGCGCAATTGCCGGCCCACCGCCAGGCCAGGGACGCCGCGCAGGCGGCAGATACGGCCAACGACGCGGCGCGCGCCCAGCTGCTGGCGCTGCAACAGCACCAGAAGGATTTGAATACACAGCAGCAAACGGCATCGCAATGGCTGGCCGGCCATCGTCACTGGCAGGCGCTGGCGAAAGACTGGACCTTGTGGGACCAGCTGTTTGCCCAGGCCGGTCAGGCGGCCGCGCAGGCCGACACGCTGGATGCCACCCTGGCGCAGGCGGCGCAACTGGTAGCCCAGGCCACGCAGGACGCCGGCAGCGCGCAGGATGCGCTGGCGGCCGCCGTCAACAAGACGGCCACGCTGGAAGAACAAAGGACGGAGGCGGCCGCCAAGGTGCAGGTCATCGATGGCGAACAGTTGCCGGCGCAGCGCCAGCAGCTGGAAAGCCACGCCAAAGTGCTGGCGGCGGCCGACAAGACCTGGGCCGAACTGTCGCGCCAGCAGCAGCAGCTGGCGCACTGGCAAGCCAGGACGGCGCAACTGGCGCAGGCCGCCGCTGCCGAAAACGCGGCGCTGGCGCAGGAAGCGGCCAAGACGCCCATCATCGAGGCCTCGCTGGCGCAGGCCGAAAAAGCGTTAAAAGGCGCGGAAGCGGCATGCGCGGCCAGCGTCGAGCAGCTGCGCGCCACCCTGGTCGATGACGCGCCCTGCCCCGTCTGCGGCGCGCTCGAACACCCGTATCAACACGCCGACCATGCGCTGCACGCCATGCTGGCCAGCCTGCAGGAAGGCGTGCGTGACTGCCGCGCCCAGGCGCAAGTCAATACCCGACAGCTGGCGGCGCACCAGGCCGCCTTGCACGGCTACGCACGCGAACAGGCGGGGGCGGTGCAGGAGCTCGATGTGCTGCCGCCAAAGATAGCCGGCCTCGCCACCCAATGGCAGGCGCAGTCAAGCGGCCTGCAAGTGCCCGAAGAGTGCTTGCGAGGCGCATGGTTCGGCGAACAGCTCGCCGCCAATGAAGCGGGACTGCAGGCACTGGCCGCACAGGAAAGCGCACTGCGCCTGGCCAATGCACGACGCGAGCAGGTACAAGCCGCGCATGAACAGGCGACGCAGGAACAGGCACGCCTGACCGCCCTGGTATCGCAAGCACAGGCGCGGCTGGCGCAGCTGCAGGCGCAGCAGGCGGCGGCCAGCGACAAGGGACAGACGGCGCGCGCCCATCTAGACGCCTTGCTGGCGCAACTGGATAGCGCCTTTGGCGACGCCGATGGGGCGGAGGACTGGAAGGACACCTGGCGCCAGGGACCGGCGGATTTCCGCACCGCGCGGCAGGCCGAAAGCCAGCAATGGAGCAAACAGCAGGCGGCGCAGGACGAACGCGGCCAGGCGCTGCTGACGGTGGCGGCACAGCTGGAAGCGCTGGACACGGCCGTCGCCAGAGCGCGCCAGGCGGCGCAGGACGCCGATACGGCCTTCAAGGCGCTGGACACGAAACTGATCGCCACCCAGGCCGAACGTGCCGCGCTGTGGCAGGGCCAGCCGGTGCTGGATGTGGAGCGCGCGCTGGCGGGCGCCGTCGAGACGGCCAGGACCACCCTGGCCGCGCGGCAGGCGGCGGTGCAGCAAGCCAGCGAGCAGCGCACGCGGTTTGATGAAGCGCGCGCGCAAGCCATGCGGCGCCTGGACAGCCTGCAGGCACAGGCAGCAGTCGCGGCAACGGCACTGGAGGACTGGTTGCGCCAGTTCCAGCATGATCATCCTGAACACGCACCGGACGATACCGCCACCCTGCGCGAACGCCTGAACCTGGCGCCGGAAACGGTGCGCGCCGAACGCGAGGCCCTGCAGCTGCTGGACGCCCAGCTGGCCGAAGCGCGCACGGTGCTGGCCGAGCGGCTGCGCCAGCAAACCTTGCACCAGGAGCAGCCTCCGGCCAACCTGGAGATGGACGTGGCCGTGTTGCAGGCGTCGCTGGACGCCCTGCTGGCCGAACGCCAGCAAGCCAGCCAGGCCGCCACGGCATTGCGCCTGGCGCTGGCCCAGGACGATGCGCGGCGCCACAGCGCGCAGGCCATGCTGGCGCAGATCGATGCACAGGCGATAGTCGAGCGGCGCTGGGCCAGCCTGAACGAGTTGATCGGTTCGGCCGACGGCAAGAAATTTCGCAACTACGCCCAACAATTCACCCTGGAAGTGCTGCTCGGCTATGCCAACGCGCATTTGAATCATCTGGCACGCCGCTATCAACTGGAACGCATCAGCAATCCCAACAGCCCTTCGCTGGGCCTGATGGTACGCGACCAGGACATGGGCGGCGAGCTGCGTTCGGTGCACTCGCTGTCGGGCGGCGAATCGTTCCTGGTATCGCTGGCGCTGGCGCTGGGCCTGGCCTCGCTGTCATCGAACCGGGTGCGGGTCGAGTCGCTGTTCATCGACGAGGGCTTCGGCAGCCTGGACACGGAAACCCTGCGCGTGGCCATGGATGCGCTCGACGGCCTGCAGGCCATGGGCCGCAAGGTGGGCGTCATCTCGCACGTGCAGGAAATGACGGAACGCATCGCCACCCGGATACTCGTGCAACCTGGCGCCGGCGGCAAGAGCGTGGTCAGCGTGCGCTGA